The following proteins are encoded in a genomic region of Drosophila willistoni isolate 14030-0811.24 chromosome 3R, UCI_dwil_1.1, whole genome shotgun sequence:
- the LOC6647142 gene encoding proline-, glutamic acid- and leucine-rich protein 1 — MKMSGIESIFQSIANANPKSRNIYLDAINKNHTISDDKNVATQTITSMLSKSTSRAIGLRFLIAYLDQDMCSTGVLEKKAHIWLASIMKSCNAMEIRSYGHLIYEALALLIKRIQSTFDVAKTFASTYLFKFFESLSLQEIRDNIPSTISSLNALEQCLRYYPGPSKSGRAMVHKFLASLVDSSDVDVIHGTGQCWLMLQQVRGGAPNDGENKDKGQWRDFQLGILGNLHDLLNVTISSQDEIFERPAISTKLDYFELVLEGDPIERSARVCRRFCNLVDYLKIALSEPFPVKKCIYPKRILNLIQRGLGLKLTSYRNNSNIDNLCFGSLLPELHFKLLELLEVLITICNTHLRMHFRLILSILLDSLKNTKPATSKEPQENFVNLRSSVYKVITLWCSVLNDGSRCEIISDYLIKEILDDVRPVVTNKSSELQRPNNLPRRKKDVQLLNNEVTGIVKTSSLCQEAFRCLQNLLHSSGHLIKHTIIKDVYNTLLIICIQMQQNLHSKSEQPHDWKYRAEIYKTLTIIVQSRNFRCPPPTEIILYLLDETRSRDSSSEVRLWCQNLIDTIENMLHPQKESVFFKRDLRSSTSTSEEETVLLNDNNISAIEDESGNNEMLTSELDTDIEAQPKDTSLMEVGMPNDTETVEDVDIPAPPANIMASKVIENIDISPPPSDVVPPNSSSHLPVVEEKAPVKIHKVNDLKESNVSGPKVVSEIKNLSPDDSSKPEENYDIDDSFVEELNAAFVNEFW, encoded by the exons ATGAAAATGTCTGGAATAGAATCTATTTTTCAAAGCATAGCAAATGCCAATCCAAAAAGtcgaaatatttacctggaTGCGATAAACAAAAATCACACAATATCCGATGAT AAAAATGTGGCGACTCAAACAATCACATCGATGCTTTCAAAAAGCACGAGCCGTGCGATTGGGTTACGGTTCCTCATCGCTTACCTAGATCAGGACATGTGTTCCACAGGCGTTTTGGAGAAAAAGGCACATATATGGCTGGCTAGCATAATGAAGTCATGTAATGCAATGGAGATCCGTTCATATGGTCATCTTATCTATGAGGCTCTAG CGTTGCTCATCAAGCGAATTCAATCCACCTTTGATGTTGCTAAAACATTTGCATCCACTTAcctttttaagttttttgagAGTCTAAGTCTTCAGGAAATACGCGATAACATACCCAGCACAATTAGTTCTTTGAACGCTTTAGAACAATGCCTACGTTACTATCCCGGACCCAGTAAGTCTGGGAGAGCTATGGTCCACAAATTTCTAGCTTCACTGGTGGATAGTAGCGATGTCGATGTAATACATGGAACTGGGCAATGTTGGCTAATGCTGCAGCAGGTGCGCGGTGGAGCTCCTAACGATGGCGAAAACAAGGATAAGGGACAATGGCGGGATTTTCAATTGGGAATATTGGGCAATCTTCATGATTTGCTAAATGTAACGATCAGTTCCCAAGACGAAATTTTTGAAAGGCCTGCTATAAGTACTAAGCTGGACTACTTCGAACTTGTCCTGGAAGGAGACCCCATCGAACGAAGTGCTCGGGTCTGTCGACGTTTTTGCAATCTGGTTGACTATCTTAAAATTGCCCTAAG TGAACCTTTTCCCGTCAAGAAATGTATTTATCCAAAGAGAATACTTAATCTAATCCAACGTGGTCTTGGTTTAAAATTGACAAGTTACAGAAACAATTCAAACATTGACAACTTGTGCTTTGGCAGTCTTCTACCGGAATTACATTTCAAGCTTCTTGAATTGttagaagttctaattacCAT CTGTAACACTCACCTTAGGATGCATTTtcgtttgattttaagtattCTATTAGACTCTCTAAAGAATACTAAGCCAGCAACAAGCAAAGAACCACAAGAGAATTTTGT AAACCTACGTTCTTCAGTGTACAAAGTAATAACGCTTTGGTGTTCTGTGTTAAATGATGGAAGCCGTTGCGAAATCATCTCAGACTatttaataaaagaaatattggATGATGTCCGGCCAGTCGTAACCAATAAATCATCAGAG TTGCAGCGACCAAATAACTTACCACGACGTAAAAAAGATGTccaacttttaaataatgaagTTACTGGAATAGTTAAAACTTCTTCGCTTTGCCAAGAGGCTTTCCGTTGTCTGCAAAATTTATTGCATTCTTCGGGACATTTAATTAAACACACAATTATAAAG gATGTCTACAACACcttattaattatttgtatTCAAATGCAACAAAATTTGCATTCAAAATCGGAACAACCTCACGATTGGAAATATCGTGCAGAAATATATAAGACGCTCACAATAATTGTACAATCGAGGAATTTCCGTTGTCCTCCGCCCACAGAGATAATTTTATATCTGTTAGATGAAACTCGTTCGCGGGACAGTTCATCTGAAGTGCGTTTGTGGTGCCAAAATCTAATTGACACTATTGAAAATATGCTTCATCCGCAAAAAGAAAGTGTATTCTTTAAAAGAGATCTAAGAAGTTCAACTTCTACGAGTGAAGAAGAAACCGTTTTGCTCAATGACAATAACATTTCTGCAATTGAAGATGAGTCTGGAAACAATGAAATGCTTACCAGCGAACTTGACACGGATATTGAAGCACAACCAAAGGATACCAGTTTAATGGAGGTGGGCATGCCAAATGATACAGAAACTGTAGAAGACGTTGATATACCCGCACCACCCGCTAATATTATGGCTTCCAAAGTTATAgaaaatatagatatatcGCCACCTCCATCTGACGTCGTGCCACCCAATAGTAGTAGTCATCTTCCCGTCGTCGAGGAGAAAGCGCCAGTTAAAATTCACAAAGTAAATGACTTAAAAGAAAGCAATGTGTCTGGACCCAAAGTTGTATCAGAAATTAAGAACTTAAGTCCTGATGATAGTAGCAAGCCAGAAGAAAATTACGACATTGATGACAGTTTTGTAGAAGAATTAAATGCAGCGTTTGTTAATGAATTCTGGTAA
- the LOC6647141 gene encoding V-type proton ATPase subunit F 1, translated as MALHSAIKGKLISVIGDEDTCVGFLLGGIGEINKNRHPNFMVVDKNTAVSEIEDCFKRFLKRDDIDIILINQNYAELIRHVIDAHTSPVPAVLEIPSKDHPYDASKDSILRRARGMFNPEDLVR; from the exons ATGGCACTACACTCGGCAATCAAAGGAAAACTGATATCAGTTATTGGCGATGAG GATACTTGTGTTGGATTTCTTCTTGGAGGAATCggagaaataaacaaaaaccgTCACCCCAACTTTATGGTTGTCGATAAGA ATACTGCTGTGAGCGAAATTGAAGACTGCTTCAAGCGATTCTTGAAACGTGATGATATTGATATTATCCTAATAAATCAGAACTATGCAGAACTTATTCGACACGTTATAGATGCACACACTTCACCAGTGCCAGCAGTGCTTGAAATTCCATCCAAAGACCATCCTTACGATGCCAGCAAGGATTCCATCTTGAGACGTGCACGA GGCATGTTCAATCCCGAAGATTTGGTGCGCTGA
- the LOC6647293 gene encoding arylalkylamine N-acetyltransferase-like 2, whose amino-acid sequence MASTEKGIAVRIMKTEDYDQVELFLRVHYYNADPLMWSCSEDLYKFGIPYFDEMNLSLIKQNTSLIAIEESTNSIAGVIIAGAQDQNDVEEHRLLSETLESNIFGRIERLLSDVERKSNVYQKFNVKKLLYSHVTCVDTLKRGQGLGERLVTTLIKLGRAKGFTLMLALCSSFYSARQKHALGMECIYAQSYEDYKDDNGNAIFTPPAPHTHIQVMAMKL is encoded by the coding sequence ATGGCAAGTACAGAAAAAGGGATAGCCGTGCGAATAATGAAAACGGAGGATTACGATCAAGTGGAACTCTTTTTACGAGTACATTACTACAATGCTGACCCGCTTATGTGGTCTTGTTCTGAGGATTTATATAAGTTTGGTATTCCGTACTTTGATGAAATGAATCTATCACTAATTAAGCAAAATACTTCATTGATTGCCATCGAAGAGTCGACTAATAGCATTGCTGGTGTGATCATAGCAGGAGCACAAGACCAAAACGATGTAGAGGAGCACCGCTTGCTATCGGAGACATTGGAATCAAATATATTTGGCCGCATTGAACGATTACTATCGGATGTGGAACGCAAATCTAATGTCTATCAAAAATTCAATGTAAAGAAATTGCTCTATTCGCATGTCACGTGTGTGGATACCTTGAAACGTGGTCAGGGATTGGGTGAACGTTTAGTAACAACTCTAATAAAATTGGGCCGTGCAAAAGGATTCACATTGATGTTAGCCTTGTGTTCGAGTTTCTATTCGGCTCGTCAGAAGCATGCTCTAGGCATGGAGTGTATATATGCCCAGTCATATGAGGATTATAAGGATGACAATGGTAACGCGATATTCACTCCACCGGCTCCCCATACCCATATTCAAGTCATGGCTATGAAATTGTAA
- the LOC6647143 gene encoding endoplasmic reticulum metallopeptidase 1-like — translation MDRLYGSCLSDSRRCRNETLNLFDAGYRKRNIHHISQGWGFVAIAITLLLGFYSQYHFHENLPKALDNSELLHNPNSFLSERAWHDLKILSSFGSRSVGKYTNEVLAIEFLKKVINNDIKKLAHSNQRVELDVQVVSGGFWADFKPYGMTSIYRNVQNVVVKLHGEPGLRPCKSLLINAHFDSVPGSPGASDDAMACAVMLEILRVLSRQSNRNKCDIIFLFNGAEETGLQASHGFITKHKWAKNIGAFINLESVGSGGKEMLFQSSVNNSWLVTMYGKSVPHPNAQVAAEEIFQSGIIPSDTDFRIFRDFGKLPGMDFAHHINSHRYHTKYDHIDYIPIGSVQHTGDNILELTRAISNGDELRNTKKKNINQSQVFFDIFGFFFIVYSKDFATVFNYIVVVSAVSVSYLSLSKATKGINKKHLRYEIFLGFVIKMISLVSSGAFCYAIAYDVDVSGQSMFWYSNTYLCIPTYCLVTVFVQCAVHLIFNRNLKTPLSLALQTQARLAGTSLFWGILCAAATGAGVRTSYTIMVPIFITNAANVVIAICDFQNSIRRWLYIHLFGQIFVVLWSTLFYSMVLGIFIPTAGRMGGEKNPDIIISIICCCLTFFITSYLTPLIVLLERKKIFLILLFTAYIITRFYFIAFTNVGFPYSDDTGGQPRTQRHYMSHTIRTLYDRDGNIRYTDSGIWMLNMDRNSQKTIESLIMPEEPIPNHKNILCKSEAFCGLPIYSIRQAITGGFWIPSSMPTIRETSHLELLSHQQLSDRNHRLNFALTGSYLASLQIHLRDNVNLKQWSLTTNLPPSVNYNKKDSYFVLITTGLESEAFNITIDVETAEQHHKRALLDITLVSTYFDYHKDHTSIFAKIISKLPRWAHVVPSVASLKSWTF, via the exons AGCTGCCTTTCGGACAGTCGAAGATGTCGAAACGAGACCCTTAACTTATTTGAtgcag gTTACAGAAAACGAAACATACATCACATTTCTCAAGGATGGGGATTTGTTGCCATTGCAATAACATTgcttttgggtttttattcTCAATATCATTTCCATGAGAATTTACCGAAAGCCTTAGACAATTCCGAACTACTTCATAATCCGAATTCATTTTTATCTGAGCGCGCTTGGCATGATCTGAAGATACTTTCCAGTTTTGGCTCTCGATCCGTTGGAAAGTATACTAACGAAGTTTTAGCAATCGAGTTTTTAAAGAAAGTCATAAATAATGATATCAAAAAACTTGCTCACTCCAATCAGCGAGTTGAACTAGATGTTCAA GTTGTTAGCGGAGGATTTTGGGCCGATTTTAAGCCGTATGGTATGACAAGTATCTATCGTAATGTACAAAATGTGGTTGTGAAGCTACATGGCGAACCAGGACTAAGACCTTGCAAGAGCCTTCTCATCAATGCGCATTTTGACAGTGTGCCAGGAAGTCCAGGAGCAAGCGATGATGCGATGGCATGTGCTGTGATGCTGGAAATTCTTCGAGTATTGTCAAGGCAAAGTAATCGAAACAAATGTGATATTATCTTTCTATTTAATGGAGCCGAGGAAACTGGACTTCAAGCCTCGCATGGATTTATAACAAAACACAAATGGGCAAAAAACATTGGAG CTTTTATTAATCTCGAATCGGTTGGATCTGGAGGAAAAGAGATGTTATTTCAAAGTAGTGTCAATAATTCGTGGCTTGTTACC ATGTACGGCAAGTCAGTACCACATCCTAATGCGCAAGTTGCAGCTGAAGAAATATTTCAATCTGGAATAATTCCATCTGATACAGATTTTCGAATCTTTCGTGATTTTGGAAAATTACCTGGCATGGATTTTGCACATCACATAAACAGTCACCGGTATCACACCAAGTACGATCATATagactacattccaataggcTCTGTACAACATACTGGAGACAATATCCTGGAGCTAACAAGAGCCATTTCAAATGGTGATGAGCTACGCAACACTAAA aaaaaaaatattaaccaaTCCCAGGtcttttttgatattttcggattctttttcattgtttatTCCAAAGACTTTGCAACGGTATTTAATTATATTGTCGTAGTGTCTGCGGTTTCAGTCTCATATTTATCGCTCTCAAAAGCAACCAAAG gcataaacaaaaaacatttgcgaTACGAAATATTTCTGggttttgttattaaaatgaTTAGTTTAGTGAGTTCCGGAGCCTTTTGTTATGCGATTGCATATGATGTGGATGTGTCTGGACAATCCATGTTCTGGTATAGCAATACGTATCTATGTATTCCCACATATTGCTTAGTCACCGTTTTCGTACAATGTGCTGtgcatttgatttttaatCGAAATTTAAAG ACTCCGCTTAGTTTAGCCTTGCAAACCCAAGCCAGATTGGCTGGAACGTCTCTTTTTTGGGGAATACTTTGCGCAGCTGCAACTGGTGCCGGAGTCCGCACATCTTATACCATTATGGTGCCAATCTTTATAACCAATGCAGCCAATGTGGTGATAGCTATTTGTGACTTTCAGAATTCAA TAAGGCGATGGCTTTATATTCATCTTTTTGGACAAATTTTCGTTGTGTTATGGAGCACCCTGTTTTACAGCATGGTTCTAGGAATTTTTATACCGACTGCAGGAAGAATGGGCGGTGAAAAGAATCCTGAcataataatttcaattatCTGCTGCTGTTTAACGTTCTTCATAACAAGCTATCTGACACCTTTGATCGTATTGTTGGAAAggaagaaaatatttttaattttactttttacgGCTTATATTATAACTAGGTTTTATTTCATTGCCTTTACAAATGTTGGTTTTCCCTACTCAGATGATACCGGAGGACAACCACGAACACAGAGACATTATATGTCG CACACAATTCGAACACTTTATGATCGTGATGGTAATATTAGGTATACAGATTCTGGTATTTGGATGTTAAATATGGATCGCAATTCACAAAAAACAATCGAAAGCCTAATAATGCCAGAAGAACCAATCCCCAATCACAAAAACATTCTATGCAAGAGCGAAGCCTTCTGCGGCTTACCGATTTACTCCATTCGTCAAGCTATTACTGG CGGTTTTTGGATACCGAGCTCTATGCCAACAATTCGAGAGACATCGCATCTCGAATTATTATCACACCAGCAACTCTCTGATCGAAATCATCGATTGAACTTTGCTTTAACAGGAAGCTATCTAGCATCTCTGCAAATCCATTTACGGGACAATGTGAACCTTAAACAATGGAGTCTTACAACAAATTTGCCCCCCAGcgtaaattataataaaaaggATTCATACTTTGTTTTAATCACAACAGGACTGGAATCAGAAGCATTTAACATCACGATTGACGTTGAG ACTGCCGAGCAACATCATAAAAGAGCCTTGCTAGACATTACACTAGTCTCAACCTACTTTGATTATCACAAGGATCATACATCGATTTTTGCCAAAATAATATCCAAATTACCGCGTTGGGCGCACGTTGTGCCTAGCGTCGCCTCACTTAAATCGTGGACATTTTAA
- the LOC6647140 gene encoding acetylcholine receptor subunit alpha-like isoform X2, with amino-acid sequence MKFIIEIIRLFVMKPSSGEIIRAWLLSALMVHGAVAGNPDAKRLYDDLLSNYNKLVRPVVNTTDVLKVCIKLKLSQLIDVNLKNQIMTTNLWVEQSWYDYKLRWEPKEYGGVHMLHVPSDHIWRPDIVLYNNADGHYEVTLMTKAIVYSNGLVIWQPPAVYKSSCSIDVEYFPYDVQTCILKLGSWTYDGFKVDLRHMDEQQGSNVVDVGVDLSEFYMSVEWDILEVPAVRNEKFYTCCDEPYLDITFNITMRRKTLFYTVNIIIPCMGISFLTVLTFYLPSDSGEKVTLSISILISLHVFFLLVVEIIPPTSLVVPLLGKYLIFAMILVSISICVTVVVLNVHFRSPQTHRMAPWVKSVFIDFLPKFLFIRRPTYNFETSKLLLKDTHACFYPYYSSTNIDHLISTGYSHTQSKEELTSQSLTGTGPFGGSCQIHGPLPPLTHSSSEDLTAVPDLDIGNSGMKSPILNNPAFSHSKCPPRIHRSCFCVRFIAEHTKMQEDSTKVKEDWKYVAMVLDRLFLWIFTLAVLAGTAGIILQAPTLYDDRIPIIEQKDLDFSGTSAGRCRPPQ; translated from the exons ATGAAATTTATAATTGAAATCATACGCCTATTCGTAATGAAGCCATCATCCGGCGAAATTATTAGAGCCTGGCTTCTATCAGCTTTAATGGTACATGGTGCAGTGGCTGGTAATCCGGATGCAAAGCGTCTCTACGATGATCTATTGAGTAACTATAATAAATTAGTTCGTCCTGTCGTCAATACTACCGATGTGCTCAAAGTTTGCATCAAATTGAAGCTATCCCAGCTAATTGATGTG aatcttaaaaatcaaattatgaCAACAAATCTTTGGGTGGAACAG TCCTGGTATGATTACAAGTTACGATGGGAACCAAAGGAATATGGCGGAGTCCATATGTTACACGTCCCTTCTGATCATATTTGGAGGCCGGATATTGTATTATATAACAA tGCTGATGGTCATTATGAAGTAACACTTATGACAAAAGCAATAGTCTATAGTAATGGATTGGTGATTTGGCAACCACCTGCCGTCTATAAATCGTCTTGTTCAATCGATGTTGAATATTTTCCATATGACGTGCAGACGTGCATCTTAAAATTAGGAAGTTGGACCTATGATGGTTTTAAG GTGGACTTAAGGCATATGGACGAGCAACAGGGCAGCAATGTTGTCGATGTTGGTGTCGACTTATCGGAATTCTATATGTCTGTCGAATGGGATATCCTTGAGGTGCCAGCGGTGAG AAATGAAAAGTTTTACACCTGTTGCGATGAACCCTATTTGGATATAACATTTAACATAACGATGCGAAGAAAGACTCTATTCTACACCGTTAATATAATTATACCATGCATGGGAATCTCGTTTTTGACAGTATTAACATTTTACTTGCCATCAGATAGTGGAGAAAAG GTTACATTATCTATTTCGATTCTTATCAGTCTCCATGTGTTCTTTCTCTTGGTTGTGGAAATTATCCCACCGACATCGCTGGTTGTGCCGTTGTTGGGAAAATACCTAATATTTGCTATGATTTTAGTTTCCATAAg TATTTGTGTAACAGTCGTCGTACTTAACGTTCATTTTCGATCACCACAAACTCATAGAATGGCGCCTTGGGTTAAAagcgtttttattgatttcttaCCAAAGTTTCTATTTATTCGAAGACCtacatataattttgaaacaaG TAAGCTGCTTTTGAAGGACACTCACGCCTGTTTTTATCCCTATTATTCATCGACCAATATTGACCACCTTATATCCACAGGATACAGTCATACCCAATCAAAAGAAGAGTTAACATCACAAAG tTTAACGGGCACAGGACCTTTTGGAGGAAGTTGTCAAATACACGGTCCATTACCGCCACTAACGCATTCAAGTTCAGAGGATTTAACAGCTGTGCCTGATTTGGATATCGGAAATTCGGGAATGAAAAGCCCAATCTTAAATAATCCAGCATTTTCCCATTCTAAATGCCCACCTCGAATACATCGAAGCTGTTTTTGTGTACGTTTTATAGCCGAGCATACCAAAATGCAGGAGGACTCTACTAAA GTAAAAGAAGATTGGAAATATGTAGCAATGGTATTGGATAGACTATTTCTATGGATATTTACATTGGCCGTACTAGCTGGTACAGCTGGAATCATATTACAAGCGCCAACATTGTACGACGACCGAATCCCAATTATAGAACAAAAAGACTTGGATTTCTCCGGAACATCGGCTGGACGTTGCAGGCCTCCACAATAG
- the LOC6647140 gene encoding acetylcholine receptor subunit alpha-like isoform X3, with protein MDEQQGSNVVDVGVDLSEFYMSVEWDILEVPAVRNEKFYTCCDEPYLDITFNITMRRKTLFYTVNIIIPCMGISFLTVLTFYLPSDSGEKVTLSISILISLHVFFLLVVEIIPPTSLVVPLLGKYLIFAMILVSISICVTVVVLNVHFRSPQTHRMAPWVKSVFIDFLPKFLFIRRPTYNFETSKLLLKDTHACFYPYYSSTNIDHLISTGYSHTQSKEELTSQSLTGTGPFGGSCQIHGPLPPLTHSSSEDLTAVPDLDIGNSGMKSPILNNPAFSHSKCPPRIHRSCFCVRFIAEHTKMQEDSTKVKEDWKYVAMVLDRLFLWIFTLAVLAGTAGIILQAPTLYDDRIPIIEQKDLDFSGTSAGRCRPPQ; from the exons ATGGACGAGCAACAGGGCAGCAATGTTGTCGATGTTGGTGTCGACTTATCGGAATTCTATATGTCTGTCGAATGGGATATCCTTGAGGTGCCAGCGGTGAG AAATGAAAAGTTTTACACCTGTTGCGATGAACCCTATTTGGATATAACATTTAACATAACGATGCGAAGAAAGACTCTATTCTACACCGTTAATATAATTATACCATGCATGGGAATCTCGTTTTTGACAGTATTAACATTTTACTTGCCATCAGATAGTGGAGAAAAG GTTACATTATCTATTTCGATTCTTATCAGTCTCCATGTGTTCTTTCTCTTGGTTGTGGAAATTATCCCACCGACATCGCTGGTTGTGCCGTTGTTGGGAAAATACCTAATATTTGCTATGATTTTAGTTTCCATAAg TATTTGTGTAACAGTCGTCGTACTTAACGTTCATTTTCGATCACCACAAACTCATAGAATGGCGCCTTGGGTTAAAagcgtttttattgatttcttaCCAAAGTTTCTATTTATTCGAAGACCtacatataattttgaaacaaG TAAGCTGCTTTTGAAGGACACTCACGCCTGTTTTTATCCCTATTATTCATCGACCAATATTGACCACCTTATATCCACAGGATACAGTCATACCCAATCAAAAGAAGAGTTAACATCACAAAG tTTAACGGGCACAGGACCTTTTGGAGGAAGTTGTCAAATACACGGTCCATTACCGCCACTAACGCATTCAAGTTCAGAGGATTTAACAGCTGTGCCTGATTTGGATATCGGAAATTCGGGAATGAAAAGCCCAATCTTAAATAATCCAGCATTTTCCCATTCTAAATGCCCACCTCGAATACATCGAAGCTGTTTTTGTGTACGTTTTATAGCCGAGCATACCAAAATGCAGGAGGACTCTACTAAA GTAAAAGAAGATTGGAAATATGTAGCAATGGTATTGGATAGACTATTTCTATGGATATTTACATTGGCCGTACTAGCTGGTACAGCTGGAATCATATTACAAGCGCCAACATTGTACGACGACCGAATCCCAATTATAGAACAAAAAGACTTGGATTTCTCCGGAACATCGGCTGGACGTTGCAGGCCTCCACAATAG
- the LOC6647140 gene encoding acetylcholine receptor subunit alpha-like isoform X1: MKFIIEIIRLFVMKPSSGEIIRAWLLSALMVHGAVAGNPDAKRLYDDLLSNYNKLVRPVVNTTDVLKVCIKLKLSQLIDVNLKNQIMTTNLWVEQSWYDYKLRWEPKEYGGVHMLHVPSDHIWRPDIVLYNNADGNFEVTLATKATIYSEGLVEWKPPAIYKSSCEIDVEYFPFDEQTCVLKFGSWTYDGFKVDLRHMDEQQGSNVVDVGVDLSEFYMSVEWDILEVPAVRNEKFYTCCDEPYLDITFNITMRRKTLFYTVNIIIPCMGISFLTVLTFYLPSDSGEKVTLSISILISLHVFFLLVVEIIPPTSLVVPLLGKYLIFAMILVSISICVTVVVLNVHFRSPQTHRMAPWVKSVFIDFLPKFLFIRRPTYNFETSKLLLKDTHACFYPYYSSTNIDHLISTGYSHTQSKEELTSQSLTGTGPFGGSCQIHGPLPPLTHSSSEDLTAVPDLDIGNSGMKSPILNNPAFSHSKCPPRIHRSCFCVRFIAEHTKMQEDSTKVKEDWKYVAMVLDRLFLWIFTLAVLAGTAGIILQAPTLYDDRIPIIEQKDLDFSGTSAGRCRPPQ; the protein is encoded by the exons ATGAAATTTATAATTGAAATCATACGCCTATTCGTAATGAAGCCATCATCCGGCGAAATTATTAGAGCCTGGCTTCTATCAGCTTTAATGGTACATGGTGCAGTGGCTGGTAATCCGGATGCAAAGCGTCTCTACGATGATCTATTGAGTAACTATAATAAATTAGTTCGTCCTGTCGTCAATACTACCGATGTGCTCAAAGTTTGCATCAAATTGAAGCTATCCCAGCTAATTGATGTG aatcttaaaaatcaaattatgaCAACAAATCTTTGGGTGGAACAG TCCTGGTATGATTACAAGTTACGATGGGAACCAAAGGAATATGGCGGAGTCCATATGTTACACGTCCCTTCTGATCATATTTGGAGGCCGGATATTGTATTATATAACAA TGCCGACGGTAACTTCGAAGTGACTCTTGCGACAAAAGCCACAATTTACTCTGAAGGATTAGTTGAATGGAAACCGCCCGCTATATACAAATCATCCTGTGAGATAGATGTAGAATATTTCCCATTTGATGAACAAACTTGTGTTCTAAAGTTTGGCAGTTGGACTTATGACGGGTTCAAG GTGGACTTAAGGCATATGGACGAGCAACAGGGCAGCAATGTTGTCGATGTTGGTGTCGACTTATCGGAATTCTATATGTCTGTCGAATGGGATATCCTTGAGGTGCCAGCGGTGAG AAATGAAAAGTTTTACACCTGTTGCGATGAACCCTATTTGGATATAACATTTAACATAACGATGCGAAGAAAGACTCTATTCTACACCGTTAATATAATTATACCATGCATGGGAATCTCGTTTTTGACAGTATTAACATTTTACTTGCCATCAGATAGTGGAGAAAAG GTTACATTATCTATTTCGATTCTTATCAGTCTCCATGTGTTCTTTCTCTTGGTTGTGGAAATTATCCCACCGACATCGCTGGTTGTGCCGTTGTTGGGAAAATACCTAATATTTGCTATGATTTTAGTTTCCATAAg TATTTGTGTAACAGTCGTCGTACTTAACGTTCATTTTCGATCACCACAAACTCATAGAATGGCGCCTTGGGTTAAAagcgtttttattgatttcttaCCAAAGTTTCTATTTATTCGAAGACCtacatataattttgaaacaaG TAAGCTGCTTTTGAAGGACACTCACGCCTGTTTTTATCCCTATTATTCATCGACCAATATTGACCACCTTATATCCACAGGATACAGTCATACCCAATCAAAAGAAGAGTTAACATCACAAAG tTTAACGGGCACAGGACCTTTTGGAGGAAGTTGTCAAATACACGGTCCATTACCGCCACTAACGCATTCAAGTTCAGAGGATTTAACAGCTGTGCCTGATTTGGATATCGGAAATTCGGGAATGAAAAGCCCAATCTTAAATAATCCAGCATTTTCCCATTCTAAATGCCCACCTCGAATACATCGAAGCTGTTTTTGTGTACGTTTTATAGCCGAGCATACCAAAATGCAGGAGGACTCTACTAAA GTAAAAGAAGATTGGAAATATGTAGCAATGGTATTGGATAGACTATTTCTATGGATATTTACATTGGCCGTACTAGCTGGTACAGCTGGAATCATATTACAAGCGCCAACATTGTACGACGACCGAATCCCAATTATAGAACAAAAAGACTTGGATTTCTCCGGAACATCGGCTGGACGTTGCAGGCCTCCACAATAG